The nucleotide sequence CGCGGCTCCTGAATGACACGATACAGCCATTCGAGTCCCCATTTCTGCATCCACAGAGGGGCGCGCTTGACCTTTCCGGCCACGACGTCGAAGGTTCCGCCCACACCCATGACAAAGGTTACGCCCAGTTGATCGCGCCAGCGATTGATGAAATTTTCCTTTTTGGGCGAGGTGATGGCAACGAACAGCAACTGGGCGCCGGCGGCGCGGATCTTCTCGACCATGGCCGCTTCGTCGTCCCAGAAATAACCATGATGATAACCGGCGACCTTTAGGCCAGGATAGAGCGTCTGGACTTTTTTGGCAGTAGTCGAAACGACATCCTCCTTAGCGCCGAGGAGATAAACGGAAAAATCTTCACGGGCGCTCATGGCCAGCAGTTCGTGAAAGAGATCGACTCCCGCAACCCGTTCCGGGACATCATGACCGAGGAAGCGGGCGCCAAGCACAACACCCATGCCGTCAATGTTGATAATATCGCAGGAACGCACAGACTCATTCAATTGGGCGTCGTTGCGCATATTGACAAGCTTGGCGACATTAACCACCACATGCTGGGTAAAGCGTCTGGCGACAACCGCTTCCCGGATGGCCTCGACGGTTTCGGACATGGTAGCCACGTCCATGGGGCAGCCTAAAATTTCAATTCTGCGCATGATAAGTATCCCGCTATTGCAAATGTTCTTGGCGCCATAACGCCAACATCATCAGAGCAAAAATCTGCCGACTACGATCAGGCTGTCCAGTTAAATGTTGACGCCATAATTGCTCAACCCCCTGACGTACCAGTAACCCATCAAGCCCTTCCAGTAGCAACGGTTCAAGCCAAGGACGCCATTCATTTCGAGACCAGGCGCTAAACGGCACCTGAAAACCTTTTTTCGGGCGGTGCACAATGTCAGCCGGCAAATAACGTTCAGCCATTTTTTTATGCACGACTTTCCCATGCCGCCAGCGAATTCGATAATCAATTGGCAACGATTCAACAAAATCAACCAACTGGACATCAAGCATGGGCACCCGGGCCTCAAGAGACACTGCCATACTGATTTTGTCGCCGTAAAGCAATAAATCATCGGCCAAATTCATCCGTGCATCGAGACGCATCATGCGTTCCATGCCGGAAATATCTTTTTCTTGCCCCAGCCAAGCCAACCAATAATTCAATCGTTCAAGTGCCCCACCCTCACTGGCATCACCCAGCAAAAGTATGCGCTCACGGGCAGGGAACAATGAGCAAGCCTCGAAAATCTGTTTTGCCAGATCAGAACTAACCAGTGTTCGCAAACCACGGTCTAGGGCTTCGGGTTTAGATTGCCAACAAGAAGTCAACCCACGACCAACCTTCCAGAACCAGGGCATCGGCAAACGGTTGCGCAGAAGTTCAACCTGGTAGCGAAAGTAGCCACCCCAAGGCTCATCACTTCCTTGGCCGGTCAGCACAACTGTCACATCCTGCCTGGCCCGCCTCACCAGATGCCACATCGGCATGACCGAAGTGGTTCCCAAAGGCTCTTCGATAGCACGAACAATATCAGGAAGCGATGCTTGAAGTTGCTCAGGCTGAACAACAACCTGGTGAAAAGGCAAACCCAAAACCCGCGCAGTCTCAGCGGCGCCTTCGATTTCGCATTCCTTGTGGGCCTCACCAAAGCCGACAGTAAAACAAGGAAGTTCTGCACCAGCATCCTTGGCCATAGCAGCGACCAATGCCGAATCGATCCCCCCAGATAGCAACACCCCGACAGGCACATCCGACAACAATTGACGTTTTACCGCCGCTGACAACTCACCTCGATACGCCTCGACGGCGTCGTCCATCGAACCATGAAAACGGTCACGATTTGGAACGATATAGCAAAGTTCCTCAAACCCACCGGTCTTGACATCTAAACGGAGATGATGTCCAGGTGGAACACGCCGGATGCCTCGCCAGAGAGTTGCAGGTGATGGCACATAACGGAGGCTTAGAAACTGACGTAACCCGTCAGGATCTACCTCCACGCCCAGCCCCAGAGCACGCAAGGTCCGCCTCTCGGAGGCGAACGCAAATCGCTGGCTCTCGTGGTAGAAATAAAGGGGTTTGATCCCAAAAGGGTCACGCGCAAGGTGCAGCTTTTGTTCCTGAAGATCGAGCGCGGCAAAGGCGAACATGCCGTTCAGTTTATGCAGAGTATCAGCCACCCCACGGGACGCGATCAACTCCACAAGAGTCTCGGTGTCGGAGTGTCCGCGCCATTGGCTGACGAGTCCTTTTCGCAAGGCAAGATGGTTGTAAATTTCACCATTGAACGTTACCCACCAGCGCCCATCTCGACTAAGCATCGGCTGGTGACCGGCGGGAGAAAGGTCAAGGATGGAAAGGCGCGTATGCCCCAATACAACCCCTTGCTTACCACATTGAAGGCGCTCCAGGCCATGGCCGTCCGGACCGCGATGTCGCAAGGAATGAACTACCGAGTCGTCCAGCTCAAGACCCAGCGCACCGAAAACACCACACATCTAGCAACTGCCTTTCACTGCAACCTGCAAACGGGCACGATGGTAAAGAAATGGCGCGATGCCCCATCGCAGAAAATCACGACCCCACCGACGACCGAATATGTCAATCCGGCAGTACCAATGATTGCCCTTCCGAAACTTCTGCTCCACACGTGTGGCAAAAGCGCCAGCTTCTTCGTAGCGCTTGAAATCAACTAGAAGACCCAAAAATTCCGCCTGATCATAAAGATCCCACTTGTAAGGGTCGCGATGTGATCGCTGCACAAAGCGACGGCAGAGACCCGCCTCTTTATCAAGTAAATTCTCCTGAATGAACGCCCAACCACGGGCAATAGACTCATCTACTAATGACTGCGTCTCGGGGAGTAGACGGACCATTTTAAGGAGGTTCTTCACAATGAAGCAAGAATGGAATCCATCAATGAAATTTCCAGGTTCATTATCAGCATAATAAAACCACCCGCCATCTTCTTTTTGTTGCCTGGTCACCCAACACGCAAGACGGGTTGCCTTTTCACGCGCCTGGTCACGAATGGATTCTCGGCCATGAACCGCATGCAAACCATAAGCAAAAGCAGCATAGGCATTAGCATTTACGACCTTACGAGGCTCATCAACGGGGGCGTAGGAGAGTGCAAGCATATTTGCATCACCATGCATGATCTTGAGTGATTCCAAGAACCCCCAGGTGCCATGAAAAAGTGCCATAGCTTCCTCGTGGAGTTCAGGCGTTTCCGCTAAAGATAGAAGGGCCTCCATAACGTAGGGGGTATTGGTCACGTAGGGGGTATTTGCATCATAAACGCCATTTTTTGAATACCAGTCAAAAGGCAAGCCCCACCCTCCACTGGAGGTGAGCATCGACCTGAATTTACTCACGACGCTGTTTTTCTTTTCAAGTGTCAAAGGCAGCAGCATCGCCTCAACATGCGCAAAATCATGTTTATCAACGCCCAGCATCCTGCGTAAAGGCACCGGAGCTAATGCATCGAGCAGGGCAACCAACCGCAAAACAATACCAGCTGACTTATCGCCTTGATACCAGCGATGCTTGAGTCGCCCCAGAGAAGGGCATGCCCAAATATCGTAAGGGTCAAATACTTTCATCAGATTTCCCATCTCTGTAGCGAACGATCTTCGCCGGCACCCCGGCGACAACTGCATAGGGTATAACGTCTTTGGTGACAACCGCACCGGAGCCGACCACAGAACCACGACTCACCTTGAGACCGGGCATAAAAATAACATTCTGACCAATCCAAACATCATCTTCGACAACAGTCATTTGCCGCTCGGTCGCGCCCTGTTGAGCCATGGGAATGTCAATTCGGTTAAAATTATGAAAACGATCTAGAAAAACTGTACCAGGCGCGATCATGACATCGTTGCCGATAATTGCGGTCTTGATAGTGATATTCTGATTTATCTGACAACGATCCCCGATCGTTAAATTTGGACTAAAACCAACATCAATATGGGGTTCAAGTTCACACCCCTTTCCGACCCGGCACCCCATCCCAATTAACAATAAACGCCTGATTCCTGAAAATACCCTGCCACCAGGCCAAAAGGAGTGAGGAAGCCGTATACCGATACTACGGTACATCAGCAAAGAAATGACCCTAACAATCCTCTTTAACATATGGCCTCCATCACCGTGCGTATCTTTGCCCCAACCACTTCAGAGCCAAATTGCTCCAACACCCAGGCCTGGCCATTCTTGCCAAACCCAGCTCGTAATTCATAATCGCCTGCAAGTCTAGCAATCGCATCAGCTAAAAGCTTCGGGTCAGGCTTCTTGATTAAGATTCCGCATTTGCCATCCGGTACTACATCATGTATGGGGCCCCAATCGAGAGCAACCACAGGCAATGCATGGGCCATTGCCTCGACAAACCCCATTCCGAAAGAGTCATAACTGCTGGGAAGACAGAAAATATCGGCTTCGCGCATGAGACGAAGCTTTTCCTCCAACCCCACCCAACCCAGAAAACTCACTTGTCGCTCTACACCGAGGGCAACAACACGGTTATTAATGCCTTGCAACAAGGCCCCGTCGCCGGCCACCACAACCTTCACAAAATCGGGGAGATAGGGTATTGCCTCGACCAGCAAATCAACACCTTTGCCAGGTTCAACCCTGGCAACAGACAAGACAGTAATCTCGTTTTTATTGCTTGAGCGGGAAATGGGCTGCTGAGCAATTGCTTCCCACTCCTCATCCAAAGGGTTAGGTACAATATGAATTGTTTTTTTTATTCCGGAGTTATCCAGTAAGTTTTTCCACCAAGGGGTCAGTACGCACAAGACATTGGCAGGGCCCGTCGCAATACGAAAAAATAGCCGCCAATAAAGCGAGGCCATATATGTGGCCACCTCCAGTCCATGGAGTTGCATCACAACTGGCGCACCTAATATCCTTATAAAAAAAGCTAAGATGGATTTTCGCACAAAGGAAGGTATACCGCCGCCAACATGGATGTAAGCAACAACATACTTCCCCGCGCGTCGCCCTTTTCTAAGCAGCTTAAATATCTCAAAAAAAGAGACCAACCAATGACGATATTTCCCACCGGAAGAATAGGCATGGTGCGTCGCTACAAAATCGAAACAGAGCTCAGACTGTTGCAGAGCATTAAAATATCCGTAAAGAGCATTAGCAATACCACCACTGCGTGAGGAGGGATCAGTACCTAGAACAATTAGATGAAACTTTTCAATCATCCTGCCACCCTGGAATGAACGTGACCAAGAGACAGACTATAATCCCTCCCAAAAAAAATGGAAAAATAACCTGCCATTAGTGTCGTTGGGATTGGGCTTGTCAATGCATGCCCAGCAAGCAATGAATGAGCGAGATATAAAAGAGTTGCTGCCGCGATGAGGCAATATGTTCCATCGCGATTTAAAAAAAATTGACGAGCAGTCACTAACAGAATCGAAAAAACAAAAAGGTGGATCAACATTGAAAAACTAATGCCATATCCACCGAAAATGTCTATTAGGTCTACCTCTACCATTCTTCTGCTTTCACTTTTTGAAAAATATTTGGCGACACCACGGTGAAAACCATCAGCCCCCTCACCAAATAAATCAAACCATACAGAACGAGCAGAAATATGTTCAGTACCAGCTAAAAACAAAAGTAAACGTGGAAATTCGCCTTGTACAACTTCATCAAGTTTTTGCTGCTGAAATCCATACTCTTGTTGCTGAGCTAGGCCATACAGGAATATCGTTGACATTACGAATACAACAGATGCACCAGTAATAAATTTTTTCATTTTGCCGAAGGCAGACTTCCGCCCCTCTGAATCGCACCAGATTACACAAGCCACCACAGTGCAACCCATACCCAACAACACAGCCAATGATGCTCTAGTCCCTATTTGAACACAAGCATAAGCACTCATTATAAGCAATGACAGTCGAAGCCAAGAAAATCGGGTAAATACCAAACGATAACCGGACGCTAGAAGAGCCAAGCCAAAAGCCAAAGTCATGTCATTTTGGGCATAAAAGATTCCAGTGTTACCGAAAGCATAGTCGCCATAGGTTTCTCGTTGAATGCCAAACAATTGTGAGATTAGAAGAGCCCCACCAAGAACATAGGACGAGTATTCAACATACTTGAGAATTTCATCAGAACTTATTTTATAGCGCTCCCTTAAAACAACGATCATGCCGGTCACAAGCGGCAAATAAAGCACTTTAGTTAGAAAAGATAAGTCATAAAAAAAACTCGAACCATAATATAGACAGATCATAGTACTTGGCAACACAGATATAACAGCTAGAGAAATGAAAAGAAATAGTTTTTTATTAACAATATGTAAACGAGTAAAAACAAAATATATTGAAAAAATCAAAACCATACCCCGAAAAATTACACCCGGCGTGATTGGCATCTCAATTCCAAAATAATCTATAGCGCCGTATAAAACATCAGAGACAAATAACAGCGGGAATAGACTAATAAGCCACATCCTTTTCTTTTGCCAGCGCAAACTCGGTAATGGAATCATGCTTGTATAAGTCACGCCAATCTTATTCAAAATCAATAATTTCCACAAAAATACTAATTACAGATTTTTGTCAACAATCCAAAAATTTTGGATATGAAGCGCAAATAAACCTTCAAGATTACTTTCGGAAAGGCATTTATAAACCGACTTTTATAGAGACTTTCAATAAATCTTTTATTAAACTTAACCCAATTAAGCAACCACTTGTACCTGACAGGAGCATCCGCATCAATCTCAATTCCAGACAGCAAAACAGCCCTTGTCTGCATATGTATTTTTTTAAATCGAAGATAATGAACACTCTGCGAAAATACGACATCTTCTATAGTTTCTATTTTTACGTGAATCTTCCCGCCACCCACCATTTCTTCAATGATGCGTTTTCCAGCCGTTGTATTTACCGAAAATAAACTACTCCCAACACGGTCATAGTAATATTTTCGTAACCAGGCATCCCCGACAGAGATATCTGCTTCCACACCCAAGGGGTCGCTGCACACAAAACAATACGCAGGCGTGAACGCAAAACTTCCCCACATTAAACTGAATCTAATATCGTTGAAAGGGAGGCTTCGCCCCCCTTCCACCCGGGTTTTCCCTGGCCAACCTTCGCCACGATAATCAATCTTTTGATTTGACTTAGCCCCAAGCAAACTGCGTTCAACATCAGAAAAGGCTTCTGTTTTGGTCTGCTTGCAAAATAAGGCAATGGTTATAAATTCAACATCTTTCAAAAAAGCAGGGCTGGTGCGCTGAAGTGAGCGAAGCCCTGCAATGTGACAAGGCAAACCGATAAAAAGAAGTTTTTTGTGATTCCCTGCTTGAACCTTTTCAGCAAAACCACTAAACAGCGAAACTTGGCGATAAATCGACCCTCGGGTCTTTTTAACCGCACATGCATCAGTAAATATTTCAGTAACAATTTGATTAGCATCATCTTGATAGCTGCTGACAACACCATCAACTTGTTGCGTATCCAGCAAATAGGCTGCGATCTCCGTCACGATACCAGCGGTCGCTGCTTCAAATCGATGGCCTTGATCGAGAGAATATCCATAGTAACAGTCACCAATTTTCCGCTTATAATCTTCAAGCGTTGTTTCTTTATTAAAAATATTATCTTCCTGGGGACAGGCTTTGTAACAACTCAAACACCTTACACAGGTCTCTTTGTCAATACGGGGCACTTTAAGCCCATGCTCGTTTATCACGAGGCGGATGGGCTTACCACCATTCTCGCCAGCGTAAGCACAGGCTTCTGTACATGCAGAACAACCCGTACAAACTGAATCAATTACTTTAAGATCTTTATTTATCACGCTCAAAAAGCTTTTAATCTAGAGATAAAAACATCATGCTTTTTTACAAGAATTTCATGATTATTTTTCAGATTTTCCACAATTTTGTCTCTATCCTTTGTCAGTTGTTGAATTAAATAATGCAACTTAGAAAGTTCACTGTAGTCGACACAAAAATGTTCCATATTAATGTTCTGCATATATCCGCGTATTTTGTGTTGGGTATTGATGGCAATCGTTGGCACATATGCTCTTGTGGAGAGAATCGCCACGTGCATGCGTGTTGATATAAAAAATTCCAGCTGGGAAAGTAAGCCAGTAAATTCCCCCGGGAAATATGGTCTGTTTTCAAGTATTTCTGTTTCAAAGCACCTGCCAAGCCGTTCTTTAAGCTTAAGGCAAAGAGCATAATCAGAACTAATCCCATCACGGACATAATTAGAAGGCATGATGAGAATTTTAAATTGTTCGGGATCAAGTTGCTCAACCTGTTCGCCGATTTTCTCAACAAAATCGACAACGCCACCCATTTCACGCTGGGGAGGATTGGAGATCGTAATACCTACGACCTTTTTTTTGTTGTCCGAAAAATAGGTATGGACATCCGCCTCGCCAATGACCTGCTGAATCGCCACGTCCGGGACAAACATAACCTTATCCGGATCAAAACCCAGCGATAAAAGGGTCTCATAAGAGGCCTTATCGCGACCCACGAAAAGATTCGAATTTGCAAGAGCCATTTTGACCAAGGCTCGCGTCCACTTCATTTTCAACGGTCCAACAGTTTGAGGGAAGAGAATGAAAACCTTTCCCTTTTTTATAGCGAGCCAATAAGTAAAGAGCCAGAACGGCAAAGCTTGAAAAAAAGTATCTCCGATGATCTCTCCACCACAACTGACACAGATATCAGCCCTTTCGATAGCTCGGATGGCATTTTTCTGATCTTCAGTAAAAGTCAACTTCTCAGACTTAATTTTTAATGTATTTTCATTGACCATATGAGCCAACATGAAAAACGAGTTTTTGATGGCCCAAAGGAACTTGCCCAGACGACCTTTTCCAAACCAAAAACTGCCGAACATGGCATTAAATAAGGTATCATCTTTGTATTTAAGCCTATTTGTCTCTCTGTCCATGGTGATAATAGAAATTTCGCATTCACCATAAGCATCACGACAAAGCTTAATTGTATTTTCAAGCAAAGCGCCATTACCAACATGTATGGTACTCAAAGTGTCCATTAGCAATATTTTTTTCATGTTATTCCTTTAGAAAGATAATGCTTTTTTTATCCCAGATTTATTTATAAATAGATATATTGAGAGGATTACAACAACAAAAATTTTACCTTGCACAGGAATTGCATATTCATAAAAAATAATACTCAATGAGAAGACACAAAATAAAACTAAAATTTCTTTCACTGCTATATAGTTAGTAAAAACAATTTTATAACTGCTAATTTTATACAGGGCTACAAGAATAAACTCCGTGATCACCGTAGCGGCTAGGGCCCCATACACTCCGTAGCGAGGTATTAGTATGAAATTCAAACCAACATTAGCCAAAACGCAGGTCAGAGATGTTATCAATTTAACATAGTTAAGCCGTGACGAGGAAAGCATTGCCGTGTAGGTATACATGGAAAATCGAAAGACAATGATAACCGACAGGAGTGTAAGCATTCTTCCAGATTCAGAAAATTCACTACCAAAGGCAGCCGAAACAATCTCATTCGCAAAAACTAATGTTAACAACGAAAAAACAAAAGATGCGTAAATATTCGTTGATTGTATTTTTAAAATATATTTTCTCAGAGAATCTGTTTCATCATCTTGAATCAAAGATGCTATTTTTGGATAATATTGCTTGAACATTATGTCGGCAAAAATAACTACAGTAAAATATATTTTCACTGCCGCAGAATAGAGGCCAATCTCTTCAAAAGGCACCCCCATATGCTTTAACATTACTATATCAATTTGAACAAATATTATTACTAAAAGTGCATGAAGAACATAGCTCCAAGAATTAAACGCATAACTCTTCAATAAAGATTGATCAAGCAGCCTAAATGAGCCAAATAAATATTTAATCTTATAGAATTTCATTAAAGACAACGATAAATAAACCAACTTTCCGGCAACAAAAGCCAAGTA is from Geoalkalibacter sp. and encodes:
- a CDS encoding Coenzyme F420 hydrogenase/dehydrogenase, beta subunit C-terminal domain, with amino-acid sequence MINKDLKVIDSVCTGCSACTEACAYAGENGGKPIRLVINEHGLKVPRIDKETCVRCLSCYKACPQEDNIFNKETTLEDYKRKIGDCYYGYSLDQGHRFEAATAGIVTEIAAYLLDTQQVDGVVSSYQDDANQIVTEIFTDACAVKKTRGSIYRQVSLFSGFAEKVQAGNHKKLLFIGLPCHIAGLRSLQRTSPAFLKDVEFITIALFCKQTKTEAFSDVERSLLGAKSNQKIDYRGEGWPGKTRVEGGRSLPFNDIRFSLMWGSFAFTPAYCFVCSDPLGVEADISVGDAWLRKYYYDRVGSSLFSVNTTAGKRIIEEMVGGGKIHVKIETIEDVVFSQSVHYLRFKKIHMQTRAVLLSGIEIDADAPVRYKWLLNWVKFNKRFIESLYKSRFINAFPKVILKVYLRFISKIFGLLTKICN
- a CDS encoding WecB/TagA/CpsF family glycosyltransferase; this encodes MRRIEILGCPMDVATMSETVEAIREAVVARRFTQHVVVNVAKLVNMRNDAQLNESVRSCDIINIDGMGVVLGARFLGHDVPERVAGVDLFHELLAMSAREDFSVYLLGAKEDVVSTTAKKVQTLYPGLKVAGYHHGYFWDDEAAMVEKIRAAGAQLLFVAITSPKKENFINRWRDQLGVTFVMGVGGTFDVVAGKVKRAPLWMQKWGLEWLYRVIQEPRRMWKRYLVTNTKFLFMLVREKIRLSKNPDRP
- a CDS encoding glycosyltransferase family 4 protein — translated: MIEKFHLIVLGTDPSSRSGGIANALYGYFNALQQSELCFDFVATHHAYSSGGKYRHWLVSFFEIFKLLRKGRRAGKYVVAYIHVGGGIPSFVRKSILAFFIRILGAPVVMQLHGLEVATYMASLYWRLFFRIATGPANVLCVLTPWWKNLLDNSGIKKTIHIVPNPLDEEWEAIAQQPISRSSNKNEITVLSVARVEPGKGVDLLVEAIPYLPDFVKVVVAGDGALLQGINNRVVALGVERQVSFLGWVGLEEKLRLMREADIFCLPSSYDSFGMGFVEAMAHALPVVALDWGPIHDVVPDGKCGILIKKPDPKLLADAIARLAGDYELRAGFGKNGQAWVLEQFGSEVVGAKIRTVMEAIC
- a CDS encoding polysaccharide pyruvyl transferase family protein codes for the protein MKKILLMDTLSTIHVGNGALLENTIKLCRDAYGECEISIITMDRETNRLKYKDDTLFNAMFGSFWFGKGRLGKFLWAIKNSFFMLAHMVNENTLKIKSEKLTFTEDQKNAIRAIERADICVSCGGEIIGDTFFQALPFWLFTYWLAIKKGKVFILFPQTVGPLKMKWTRALVKMALANSNLFVGRDKASYETLLSLGFDPDKVMFVPDVAIQQVIGEADVHTYFSDNKKKVVGITISNPPQREMGGVVDFVEKIGEQVEQLDPEQFKILIMPSNYVRDGISSDYALCLKLKERLGRCFETEILENRPYFPGEFTGLLSQLEFFISTRMHVAILSTRAYVPTIAINTQHKIRGYMQNINMEHFCVDYSELSKLHYLIQQLTKDRDKIVENLKNNHEILVKKHDVFISRLKAF
- a CDS encoding O-antigen ligase family protein, yielding MNKIGVTYTSMIPLPSLRWQKKRMWLISLFPLLFVSDVLYGAIDYFGIEMPITPGVIFRGMVLIFSIYFVFTRLHIVNKKLFLFISLAVISVLPSTMICLYYGSSFFYDLSFLTKVLYLPLVTGMIVVLRERYKISSDEILKYVEYSSYVLGGALLISQLFGIQRETYGDYAFGNTGIFYAQNDMTLAFGLALLASGYRLVFTRFSWLRLSLLIMSAYACVQIGTRASLAVLLGMGCTVVACVIWCDSEGRKSAFGKMKKFITGASVVFVMSTIFLYGLAQQQEYGFQQQKLDEVVQGEFPRLLLFLAGTEHISARSVWFDLFGEGADGFHRGVAKYFSKSESRRMVEVDLIDIFGGYGISFSMLIHLFVFSILLVTARQFFLNRDGTYCLIAAATLLYLAHSLLAGHALTSPIPTTLMAGYFSIFFGRDYSLSLGHVHSRVAG
- a CDS encoding oligosaccharide flippase family protein; this encodes MRNTIVLTVSRFYEKGIMFLFFILLAQKFGKESFGEFSYYFTIASIIFVVFDLGGEFYQIREFTKKESLKLFHNILVLKVFLAIIVFLVAFYFSQPLYLLILIFSFFCDSLISLFRSSLYKNGQYLQESILTGVEKTVFILLALFSSFAFQSIVWMYLAFVAGKLVYLSLSLMKFYKIKYLFGSFRLLDQSLLKSYAFNSWSYVLHALLVIIFVQIDIVMLKHMGVPFEEIGLYSAAVKIYFTVVIFADIMFKQYYPKIASLIQDDETDSLRKYILKIQSTNIYASFVFSLLTLVFANEIVSAAFGSEFSESGRMLTLLSVIIVFRFSMYTYTAMLSSSRLNYVKLITSLTCVLANVGLNFILIPRYGVYGALAATVITEFILVALYKISSYKIVFTNYIAVKEILVLFCVFSLSIIFYEYAIPVQGKIFVVVILSIYLFINKSGIKKALSF
- the asnB gene encoding asparagine synthase (glutamine-hydrolyzing), whose translation is MCGVFGALGLELDDSVVHSLRHRGPDGHGLERLQCGKQGVVLGHTRLSILDLSPAGHQPMLSRDGRWWVTFNGEIYNHLALRKGLVSQWRGHSDTETLVELIASRGVADTLHKLNGMFAFAALDLQEQKLHLARDPFGIKPLYFYHESQRFAFASERRTLRALGLGVEVDPDGLRQFLSLRYVPSPATLWRGIRRVPPGHHLRLDVKTGGFEELCYIVPNRDRFHGSMDDAVEAYRGELSAAVKRQLLSDVPVGVLLSGGIDSALVAAMAKDAGAELPCFTVGFGEAHKECEIEGAAETARVLGLPFHQVVVQPEQLQASLPDIVRAIEEPLGTTSVMPMWHLVRRARQDVTVVLTGQGSDEPWGGYFRYQVELLRNRLPMPWFWKVGRGLTSCWQSKPEALDRGLRTLVSSDLAKQIFEACSLFPARERILLLGDASEGGALERLNYWLAWLGQEKDISGMERMMRLDARMNLADDLLLYGDKISMAVSLEARVPMLDVQLVDFVESLPIDYRIRWRHGKVVHKKMAERYLPADIVHRPKKGFQVPFSAWSRNEWRPWLEPLLLEGLDGLLVRQGVEQLWRQHLTGQPDRSRQIFALMMLALWRQEHLQ